In Montipora foliosa isolate CH-2021 chromosome 13, ASM3666993v2, whole genome shotgun sequence, one DNA window encodes the following:
- the LOC137981506 gene encoding uncharacterized protein isoform X1, with amino-acid sequence MALNEKYSSEQKKKMDRRDQYKSCGVNVVPLRNKRRDQEVELRKEKREKLLSSKRIRFSEIESDCDGEDYTADQVKDLARAIQKSDNNNLNNLKILRKAFSQGSELISCFLKEDNSLRAMVGHLTSNNAHFQLEAAWCITNLATGVHEDTLKVLKASAAYLITYLSGQNVQLQDQCAWALGNFSGDSQECRNILRAQGIVVPMVNLLKSPVSTVVQSAAFALSNLARGEQVVAEEMLHAGIVSSILSLLTPEKHLVDVAGEVAWVLSYLTAKPDCVPVFVSSGIITILVPFLNSLAQESPHNSQVVTPLLRSLGNIVSGPDEYGSLAMKSGELINALMLYMKSAHRHIKKESLWVLSNLTAGPAQHIDMLIQAGILPLIVELLSATFDIKKEAAICVCNVSYHGPSYLSTVLELGVMDAFVNILKSPDQDTIVTGLQFVEMALRNVPASKEMFEIAKGVACLEALEYSCNGTVSQYANELIDTYFMEEESDGERVSDGGEDNMQQRTEREKVKSSKNGGIA; translated from the exons ATGGCATTAAATGAGAAGTATTCCTCGGAACAGAAGAAGAAAATGGACAGAAGAGATCAGTACAAGAGTTGTGGTGTTAACGTAGTGCCCTTGAGAAATAAAAGACGTGATCAGGAAGTGGAACTTCGGAAGGAAAAACGCGAAAAACTCTTGAGTTCGAAACGCATTCGCTTCTCGGAAATTGAGAGCGACTGTGATGGAGAAGACTACACTGCGGATCAAGTGAAAGACCTTGCCAGAGCTATTCAGAAATCAGATAATAACAATTTAAACAATCTAAAAATCCTACGAAAAGCATTTTCTCAAGGGAGCGAATTAATAAGTTGTTTCCTAAAAGAAGACAATAGTTTGAGAGCTATGGTTGGACATTTGACGTCTAACAATGCCCATTTTCAACTTGAGGCGGCTTGGTGTATTACTAACTTAGCGACAGGAGTGCACGAGGATACCCTGAAAGTACTGAAAGCATCTGCTGCATATCTTATCACATATCTTAGTGGACAAAACGTACAACTTCAGGATCAATGTGCCTGGGCCTTAGGTAACTTCTCTGGAGACTCACAGGAGTGCAGGAATATCTTACGAGCGCAGGGGATTGTTGTACCGATGGTCAATCTTCTTAAG TCCCCTGTTTCAACAGTAGTACAGTCAGCAGCATTTGCTTTATCCAATCTTGCACGAGGAGAACAAGTTGTCGCTGAAGAGATGCTGCATGCCGGAATAGTGTCTTCTATTCTCAGCTTACTCACCCCAGAAAAACACCTGGTAGATGTTGCCGGAGAAGTTGCTTGGGTGCTTTCTTACTTAACAGCGAAGCCTGACTGTGTTCCAGTATTTGTCTCAAGTGGCATCATTACCATTCTTGTTCCTTTTTTGAATTCCCTTGCTCAGGAATCACCCCATAACAGCCAAGTAGTGACTCCATTGTTACGAAGTCTAG GTAACATAGTGAGTGGACCTGATGAATATGGATCACTAGCTATGAAGAGTGGTGAATTAATCAATGCATTGATGTTGTACATGAAGTCAGCTCATCGTCACATAAAGAAAGAGAGTTTGTGGGTTTTGTCCAATCTAACGGCAGGACCAGCACAACACATTGACATGTTAATTCAAGCTGGAATATTACCTCTCATTGTAGAACTGTTGTCAGCAACATTTGACATCAAGAAAGAG GCTGCTATTTGTGTGTGCAATGTTTCCTACCATGGACCAAGTTATCTAAGTACTGTTTTAGAGTTAGGTGTCATGGATGCATTTGTCAACATTCTCAAGTCACCTGACCAAGACACAATTGTCACTGGTCTTCAGTTTGTTGAGATGGCTCTAAGAAATGTTCCAGCTTCCAAAGAAATGTTTGAGATTGCCAAGGGAGTGGCCTGTCTGGAGGCATTAGAGTACAGTTGTAATGGAACAGTGTCTCAGTATGCAAATGAATTAATTGACACTTACTTTATGGAAGAAGAGTCAGATGGGGAGAGAGTGAGTGATGGGGGCGAAGACAATATGCAG caGAGGACTGAGAGAGAAAAGGTCAAATCGTCAAAAAATGGCGGGATTGCCTGA
- the LOC137981508 gene encoding POC1 centriolar protein homolog A-like isoform X2: MDSSLMVWHFKPHMRAYRFVGHKDAVLSVKFSPSGHLIASSSRDKTVRLWVPSVKGESTVFKAHTATVRSVDFSSDGQSLLTSSDDKTVKVWTVHRQKFQYSLNAHMNWVRCARFSPDARMIVSASDDKTIKIWDRTSKDCVHTFYDPGGYVNSVEFHPSGTCIAAGGTDSTVKVWDIRMNKLLQHYQAHTNAVNAVSFHPSGNYLVSASSDTTLKILDLMEGRLFYTLHGHQGPATCVTFSRNGEHFASGSSDEQVMVWKTNFDKVDYEEVLRSHRKRAASPPAPLTHTHDPPSRSPLKTGAPEVRAGAEPRNLAHSDPEVVEVGPAMFSIPQRQSRLDEVTGQTGESDGLGGVPASQLLLTTPLERRDIPPQLSMTLEHIVGQLDVLTQTVSILEQRLTMTENKLRECLDNQQKITLQIRPNE; encoded by the exons ATGGATTCGAGTCTCATGGTCTGGCATTTTAAGCCACACATGCGAGCTTACAGATTTGTTGGTCACAAG GATGCTGTACTTTCAGTCAAATTTTCTCCGTCTGGACATTTGATTGCCTCATCATCTAGAGACAAGACTGTCAGACTTTGGGTCCCAAGTGT GAAAGGAGAAAGTACAGTGTTCAAAGCTCACACAGCAACAGTCAGGAGTGTGGATTTTTCAAGTGATGGGCAATCACTTCTCACTTCATCGGATGATAAAACTGTTAAG GTATGGACTGTTCACCGTCAGAAGTTTCAGTATTCTCTGAATGCACACATGAACTGGGTTCGATGTGCAAG GTTTTCACCTGACGCAAGAATGATTGTATCTGCAAGTGATGATAAGACAATCAAGATCTGGGACAGAACAAGCAAGGATTGTGTCCATACCTTCTATGATCCAGGAGG TTATGTGAATTCAGTCGAGTTTCATCCGAGTGGTACATGCATAGCAGCTGGTGGAACTGATAGTACTGTGAAG GTCTGGGACATCAGAATGAACAAACTTCTTCAACATTACCAAG CACACACAAATGCTGTGAATGCTGTTTCATTTCATCCGTCGGGAAATTATCTCGTTTCAGCCTCTAGTGACACTACACTCAAG ATACTAGATCTAATGGAAGGTCGTCTATTCTATACACTTCATGGGCACCAG GGTCCAGCAACATGTGTGACCTTCTCGAGAAATGGGGAGCACTTTGCATCTGGAAGTTCAGATGAACAG gttATGGTGtggaaaacaaattttgacaaAGTAGATTATGAGGAAG TACTGCGTTCACACAGGAAAAGAGCAGCATCACCCCCTGCACCCCTAACTCACACCCATGACCCTCCTTCAAGGAGCCCACTCAAGACAGGAGCTCCTGAG GTTAGAGCTGGTGCTGAGCCCCGCAACCTTGCTCACAGTGATCCAGAAGTGGTGGAAGTTGGGCCAGCAATGTTTTCCATACCACAG AGACAAAGCAGGCTTGATGAAGTTACTGGACAAACTGGAGAATCTGATGGTCTGGGAGGGGTCCCTGCAAGTCAACTTCTCCTCACTACCCCACTGGAAAGAAGAGATATCCCACCTCAGCTCAGTATGACACTGGAGCATATAGTAGGACAGTTGGATGTGTTAACACAG ACTGTATCAATCTTGGAGCAAAGACTTACAATGACAGAGAATAAACTCAGAGAGTGCTTAGATAACCAGCAGAAAATAACCCTCCAGATAAGGCCAAATGAATGA
- the LOC137981508 gene encoding POC1 centriolar protein homolog A-like isoform X1 yields MASSLEDPTLERHFKQHRDTVTSVDFNPNMKQLVSGSMDSSLMVWHFKPHMRAYRFVGHKDAVLSVKFSPSGHLIASSSRDKTVRLWVPSVKGESTVFKAHTATVRSVDFSSDGQSLLTSSDDKTVKVWTVHRQKFQYSLNAHMNWVRCARFSPDARMIVSASDDKTIKIWDRTSKDCVHTFYDPGGYVNSVEFHPSGTCIAAGGTDSTVKVWDIRMNKLLQHYQAHTNAVNAVSFHPSGNYLVSASSDTTLKILDLMEGRLFYTLHGHQGPATCVTFSRNGEHFASGSSDEQVMVWKTNFDKVDYEEVLRSHRKRAASPPAPLTHTHDPPSRSPLKTGAPEVRAGAEPRNLAHSDPEVVEVGPAMFSIPQRQSRLDEVTGQTGESDGLGGVPASQLLLTTPLERRDIPPQLSMTLEHIVGQLDVLTQTVSILEQRLTMTENKLRECLDNQQKITLQIRPNE; encoded by the exons ATGGCATCTAGTTTG GAGGATCCAACTCTTGAACGACATTTTAAGCAACATAGAGACACAGTGACCAGTGTTGATTTTAATCCTAACATGAAACAGCTAG TTTCCGGTTCAATGGATTCGAGTCTCATGGTCTGGCATTTTAAGCCACACATGCGAGCTTACAGATTTGTTGGTCACAAG GATGCTGTACTTTCAGTCAAATTTTCTCCGTCTGGACATTTGATTGCCTCATCATCTAGAGACAAGACTGTCAGACTTTGGGTCCCAAGTGT GAAAGGAGAAAGTACAGTGTTCAAAGCTCACACAGCAACAGTCAGGAGTGTGGATTTTTCAAGTGATGGGCAATCACTTCTCACTTCATCGGATGATAAAACTGTTAAG GTATGGACTGTTCACCGTCAGAAGTTTCAGTATTCTCTGAATGCACACATGAACTGGGTTCGATGTGCAAG GTTTTCACCTGACGCAAGAATGATTGTATCTGCAAGTGATGATAAGACAATCAAGATCTGGGACAGAACAAGCAAGGATTGTGTCCATACCTTCTATGATCCAGGAGG TTATGTGAATTCAGTCGAGTTTCATCCGAGTGGTACATGCATAGCAGCTGGTGGAACTGATAGTACTGTGAAG GTCTGGGACATCAGAATGAACAAACTTCTTCAACATTACCAAG CACACACAAATGCTGTGAATGCTGTTTCATTTCATCCGTCGGGAAATTATCTCGTTTCAGCCTCTAGTGACACTACACTCAAG ATACTAGATCTAATGGAAGGTCGTCTATTCTATACACTTCATGGGCACCAG GGTCCAGCAACATGTGTGACCTTCTCGAGAAATGGGGAGCACTTTGCATCTGGAAGTTCAGATGAACAG gttATGGTGtggaaaacaaattttgacaaAGTAGATTATGAGGAAG TACTGCGTTCACACAGGAAAAGAGCAGCATCACCCCCTGCACCCCTAACTCACACCCATGACCCTCCTTCAAGGAGCCCACTCAAGACAGGAGCTCCTGAG GTTAGAGCTGGTGCTGAGCCCCGCAACCTTGCTCACAGTGATCCAGAAGTGGTGGAAGTTGGGCCAGCAATGTTTTCCATACCACAG AGACAAAGCAGGCTTGATGAAGTTACTGGACAAACTGGAGAATCTGATGGTCTGGGAGGGGTCCCTGCAAGTCAACTTCTCCTCACTACCCCACTGGAAAGAAGAGATATCCCACCTCAGCTCAGTATGACACTGGAGCATATAGTAGGACAGTTGGATGTGTTAACACAG ACTGTATCAATCTTGGAGCAAAGACTTACAATGACAGAGAATAAACTCAGAGAGTGCTTAGATAACCAGCAGAAAATAACCCTCCAGATAAGGCCAAATGAATGA
- the LOC137981506 gene encoding uncharacterized protein isoform X2 — MALNEKYSSEQKKKMDRRDQYKSCGVNVVPLRNKRRDQEVELRKEKREKLLSSKRIRFSEIESDCDGEDYTADQVKDLARAIQKSDNNNLNNLKILRKAFSQGSELISCFLKEDNSLRAMVGHLTSNNAHFQLEAAWCITNLATGVHEDTLKVLKASAAYLITYLSGQNVQLQDQCAWALGNFSGDSQECRNILRAQGIVVPMVNLLKSPVSTVVQSAAFALSNLARGEQVVAEEMLHAGIVSSILSLLTPEKHLVDVAGEVAWVLSYLTAKPDCVPVFVSSGIITILVPFLNSLAQESPHNSQVVTPLLRSLGNIVSGPDEYGSLAMKSGELINALMLYMKSAHRHIKKESLWVLSNLTAGPAQHIDMLIQAGILPLIVELLSATFDIKKEAAICVCNVSYHGPSYLSTVLELGVMDAFVNILKSPDQDTIVTGLQFVEMALRNVPASKEMFEIAKGVACLEALEYSCNGTVSQYANELIDTYFMEEESDGERVSDGGEDNMQVSPHGRAF, encoded by the exons ATGGCATTAAATGAGAAGTATTCCTCGGAACAGAAGAAGAAAATGGACAGAAGAGATCAGTACAAGAGTTGTGGTGTTAACGTAGTGCCCTTGAGAAATAAAAGACGTGATCAGGAAGTGGAACTTCGGAAGGAAAAACGCGAAAAACTCTTGAGTTCGAAACGCATTCGCTTCTCGGAAATTGAGAGCGACTGTGATGGAGAAGACTACACTGCGGATCAAGTGAAAGACCTTGCCAGAGCTATTCAGAAATCAGATAATAACAATTTAAACAATCTAAAAATCCTACGAAAAGCATTTTCTCAAGGGAGCGAATTAATAAGTTGTTTCCTAAAAGAAGACAATAGTTTGAGAGCTATGGTTGGACATTTGACGTCTAACAATGCCCATTTTCAACTTGAGGCGGCTTGGTGTATTACTAACTTAGCGACAGGAGTGCACGAGGATACCCTGAAAGTACTGAAAGCATCTGCTGCATATCTTATCACATATCTTAGTGGACAAAACGTACAACTTCAGGATCAATGTGCCTGGGCCTTAGGTAACTTCTCTGGAGACTCACAGGAGTGCAGGAATATCTTACGAGCGCAGGGGATTGTTGTACCGATGGTCAATCTTCTTAAG TCCCCTGTTTCAACAGTAGTACAGTCAGCAGCATTTGCTTTATCCAATCTTGCACGAGGAGAACAAGTTGTCGCTGAAGAGATGCTGCATGCCGGAATAGTGTCTTCTATTCTCAGCTTACTCACCCCAGAAAAACACCTGGTAGATGTTGCCGGAGAAGTTGCTTGGGTGCTTTCTTACTTAACAGCGAAGCCTGACTGTGTTCCAGTATTTGTCTCAAGTGGCATCATTACCATTCTTGTTCCTTTTTTGAATTCCCTTGCTCAGGAATCACCCCATAACAGCCAAGTAGTGACTCCATTGTTACGAAGTCTAG GTAACATAGTGAGTGGACCTGATGAATATGGATCACTAGCTATGAAGAGTGGTGAATTAATCAATGCATTGATGTTGTACATGAAGTCAGCTCATCGTCACATAAAGAAAGAGAGTTTGTGGGTTTTGTCCAATCTAACGGCAGGACCAGCACAACACATTGACATGTTAATTCAAGCTGGAATATTACCTCTCATTGTAGAACTGTTGTCAGCAACATTTGACATCAAGAAAGAG GCTGCTATTTGTGTGTGCAATGTTTCCTACCATGGACCAAGTTATCTAAGTACTGTTTTAGAGTTAGGTGTCATGGATGCATTTGTCAACATTCTCAAGTCACCTGACCAAGACACAATTGTCACTGGTCTTCAGTTTGTTGAGATGGCTCTAAGAAATGTTCCAGCTTCCAAAGAAATGTTTGAGATTGCCAAGGGAGTGGCCTGTCTGGAGGCATTAGAGTACAGTTGTAATGGAACAGTGTCTCAGTATGCAAATGAATTAATTGACACTTACTTTATGGAAGAAGAGTCAGATGGGGAGAGAGTGAGTGATGGGGGCGAAGACAATATGCAG GTCTCCCCCCATGGTCGGgctttttga
- the LOC137981506 gene encoding uncharacterized protein isoform X3, producing the protein MALNEKYSSEQKKKMDRRDQYKSCGVNVVPLRNKRRDQEVELRKEKREKLLSSKRIRFSEIESDCDGEDYTADQVKDLARAIQKSDNNNLNNLKILRKAFSQGSELISCFLKEDNSLRAMVGHLTSNNAHFQLEAAWCITNLATGVHEDTLKVLKASAAYLITYLSGQNVQLQDQCAWALGNFSGDSQECRNILRAQGIVVPMVNLLKSPVSTVVQSAAFALSNLARGEQVVAEEMLHAGIVSSILSLLTPEKHLVDVAGEVAWVLSYLTAKPDCVPVFVSSGIITILVPFLNSLAQESPHNSQVVTPLLRSLGNIVSGPDEYGSLAMKSGELINALMLYMKSAHRHIKKESLWVLSNLTAGPAQHIDMLIQAGILPLIVELLSATFDIKKEAAICVCNVSYHGPSYLSTVLELGVMDAFVNILKSPDQDTIVTGLQFVEMALRNVPASKEMFEIAKGVACLEALEYSCNGTVSQYANELIDTYFMEEESDGERRTEREKVKSSKNGGIA; encoded by the exons ATGGCATTAAATGAGAAGTATTCCTCGGAACAGAAGAAGAAAATGGACAGAAGAGATCAGTACAAGAGTTGTGGTGTTAACGTAGTGCCCTTGAGAAATAAAAGACGTGATCAGGAAGTGGAACTTCGGAAGGAAAAACGCGAAAAACTCTTGAGTTCGAAACGCATTCGCTTCTCGGAAATTGAGAGCGACTGTGATGGAGAAGACTACACTGCGGATCAAGTGAAAGACCTTGCCAGAGCTATTCAGAAATCAGATAATAACAATTTAAACAATCTAAAAATCCTACGAAAAGCATTTTCTCAAGGGAGCGAATTAATAAGTTGTTTCCTAAAAGAAGACAATAGTTTGAGAGCTATGGTTGGACATTTGACGTCTAACAATGCCCATTTTCAACTTGAGGCGGCTTGGTGTATTACTAACTTAGCGACAGGAGTGCACGAGGATACCCTGAAAGTACTGAAAGCATCTGCTGCATATCTTATCACATATCTTAGTGGACAAAACGTACAACTTCAGGATCAATGTGCCTGGGCCTTAGGTAACTTCTCTGGAGACTCACAGGAGTGCAGGAATATCTTACGAGCGCAGGGGATTGTTGTACCGATGGTCAATCTTCTTAAG TCCCCTGTTTCAACAGTAGTACAGTCAGCAGCATTTGCTTTATCCAATCTTGCACGAGGAGAACAAGTTGTCGCTGAAGAGATGCTGCATGCCGGAATAGTGTCTTCTATTCTCAGCTTACTCACCCCAGAAAAACACCTGGTAGATGTTGCCGGAGAAGTTGCTTGGGTGCTTTCTTACTTAACAGCGAAGCCTGACTGTGTTCCAGTATTTGTCTCAAGTGGCATCATTACCATTCTTGTTCCTTTTTTGAATTCCCTTGCTCAGGAATCACCCCATAACAGCCAAGTAGTGACTCCATTGTTACGAAGTCTAG GTAACATAGTGAGTGGACCTGATGAATATGGATCACTAGCTATGAAGAGTGGTGAATTAATCAATGCATTGATGTTGTACATGAAGTCAGCTCATCGTCACATAAAGAAAGAGAGTTTGTGGGTTTTGTCCAATCTAACGGCAGGACCAGCACAACACATTGACATGTTAATTCAAGCTGGAATATTACCTCTCATTGTAGAACTGTTGTCAGCAACATTTGACATCAAGAAAGAG GCTGCTATTTGTGTGTGCAATGTTTCCTACCATGGACCAAGTTATCTAAGTACTGTTTTAGAGTTAGGTGTCATGGATGCATTTGTCAACATTCTCAAGTCACCTGACCAAGACACAATTGTCACTGGTCTTCAGTTTGTTGAGATGGCTCTAAGAAATGTTCCAGCTTCCAAAGAAATGTTTGAGATTGCCAAGGGAGTGGCCTGTCTGGAGGCATTAGAGTACAGTTGTAATGGAACAGTGTCTCAGTATGCAAATGAATTAATTGACACTTACTTTATGGAAGAAGAGTCAGATGGGGAGAGA AGGACTGAGAGAGAAAAGGTCAAATCGTCAAAAAATGGCGGGATTGCCTGA